atatattataatctaatttaaaaacaaacacTAGTTTCCTTTACTTTACACCGATGCCACTAAACTTTAAGAACAAATACCCTTTGCTTCCCGTACAAGAAACTCTAGAAACACTTATGAATCACCAAATTGTGATAGGAAAGAATCCTTAAGACCACAAATTGACAAAGAACCAAGAAAGGAACACCAATGATACATGTGTCGGGGTTTCCTAAGCATGATCATgaaaagaaaacgaaagaaaacgaaagaaaaaGAGGTAGAAACATACTTGTTCTAAACCAAGAACTGATCAGTTAGAATTAAAGATTATTTGTTGTGATCTCATAGGAACTTCCTGATCGTCAAATAGATGATCAAGGACTAAGATAATCtagagaaaagatagaaagaactgagagaaatagttttaaaaagatgatttgtgttttaagtaatgagatGAGTTTgagaaattctatttatattaatgaattattttaaattttaaaatactcgatctcaatatttttgaaacacttataaactctaatactttattttctaggttttcacaaatttattttcacattaaattaataaaaagattaaaaagtaGTATTAAACCAATTTCAAAactcaatttatatattaaaatttcaatatgttttatatcttataaagaaagaaaattaaaaaaacatcacAAATGTTTCAAGTATTATGATGAATATATGAAGcctctaatttctttttttactctctagatattttttatcttctcttttaTTAACTctactcttttatttttttcttatttcttatataTCCAAACCTTCCTTCAAATTCCTTTCTGATTATCACAAAAAATTGAGTTctaattacatattaattactCATTTAAATAGAGATGATAATCTGGGATTAGTCATTTAAATGCACTAGCACGCATAAGTCGGCATAAGCCAGCTTGTCTGTCTTTTAgctccttatttattttttaaaatattttttattatataaatataactaaatatttttatacattattttatcaatattatattattattgatacaaatttaatttaattttatgatctattttaatatattttcgcaataaattatatatttccttaattatttacaataaataaattaatccttaaaattttcttttaattattataaaaaattataaattaaatatttatatttaaaatatttaaaattataaattaatttatcttttttaatttttattttaattctatgtAACGGACGTCCACATTCACCAACTCCAATTACacgaattaattaaaaatatcttataaaaacCACCTACATTTAAATACTCTTACTTTAATCCTAATAATTTCCAACACAACAATAGTTATTCAAAAACTACTAGAAGatgtgaagaaaagaaaatataataataagaaaaataaaaagattttgaTATGCATAATCTCACATGATGAGAATGCGATGTATTGGCATGGTATGATAGTAGTAGCAGTGAGAGGTGGGAAAAAGCCATATACGTTGAAGGCGGCGTGAAAAGATCGTACCCATTTGCTTTGAACTTGCCAAATGAAAGCCATCACTTttcctcttttcctttttctctttctctttctcacgTCATCCTTACCTTTTCCCATTCCATTCTTCGCCATCATTTCCACCTTCTCCTTACTCATCTGCCACCTGTCTCCACCCCCTTTCCCCTCTTCTTCCACCCATTTTTaccaatgcttccacccatgTTATGCTCAATAACACACTCCTCAATGCACCCATTTTTCATCCATGgaagcaaataaaaaatacacattttATAAAAAGACTCCATACCCTTCTTAAGCTTTCTTATAATAATCATACAACTAACCATTTCAACCAACCATACTTAAAAAGACATTAACTTTTCATGATGTTAATTTAGTAAATACCTTTTAAAGTCTTAAATATTTACTGGGTATCTCTGGTTCGAAGACACCCTGTGtacacttttatttaaataatatttgtcgaaagtaaaataattattgtatttatcaAGGTTCAAGATCATTTAGGAGATGATAATGGTTGTAGTCGGTTAGCATTGATTGTTATTTATGTATTCAAATATCAaggaataaataataattgaagaattttttttttgttgaaagtaaataaaataaacatactAAATTCTTACAATGAGGAAAACAAGAAACCAAGTGATACCAGAAGCATTTTATATTGTGTGGAGTAGGGTCACATGTTTGAACCCAAACGAGAAGCAAAGAGAAAAGGCGacacttttttcaaaatttaaaaaaggtaatcttttttaaaagaaaaagactttgtattagaaaaaaagagaaagggaagagagaaaggtgtttttttcttttaattttaatgaaaaaacataagaGATGGTACTGTAGAATAGTGTGTCTTTGATGCCTCACGTTGTTTGTGCTTTTTGCAGGGTGGGACTTTTTCTTCAGAGGGATTTTAGTGCAAGTGTGATGTCTGTCTACACTTGAAAAGTTGTCTTGTGTGGAAACAAATTcggaaagagaaagaaagccacttttttgtttatttttctttttctctgtgtaaaatatttgattttcttttttcctctgcTTCCTTCTATGTAATGGGGGTTGGAGGAGCTTAGTTTCAAAGTGTGCAACACAATCACCATCAACATGTCTCAGACAGAGAAGGATCCGGGTATCAGGCTATTTGGCAGGAAGATTCCGGTGCCGGAATGTCAGATTCCGGCCAACTCTGGACCCACGGTACTTGCTTCTTTACTGTAGCCGAAGATAACTGTTTGAGTTCATTTCTTCTTCAATCgtgtattttgtgtttttattccttGTCTGTATAAATGGGTTGGTCgtaaaattggattttgtttttcgttttATGTTTGTTGTGTCTTCGTGATGTTCTTAATATTCTTAGTTATTTTCTGGTCTGTCATGATAGTTTCAAAACCTGGTGGAATTTGAAGGGTGGCGTTGTATCTTAACAAATGAAAACTGAATTCAGAAATAGTATATTGTGTGTTTAAGGTTCAGAGATTTGATTTGTTTACACAAATTAAGGCGCTGTCAAGAGGAAGCAAGTTATTATTCCTATCAAACGCAGCTTTGAACTTGTTTCATTTTGAATTGGAGCATCTTTAGCTTATGGTTTCGTTGTTGTTGGTGTCAAGAGGTTGTCTGCTTCATCTGAAAAACAAAAGCATCTTGTAACTGATTATTTTCACTAGATTGGATCTTGTGGTATCTTATGTATCTCTTAGCTTGATTTGTAACAAAGAATTTGGTTAGCTTCTTAGTATTGAAGGCATTTTCTACACTAACTTTCTTGGTGTTCTTTCTGGCGGCTTCTTTTGGTATTTATGTACAGTAATTGCTTTGAAACCTTTATACTTAAATAGTGAAAACCTTTTCGTCTAGTTGTTTGAGTACATGAATTCATTTGAATGGTTACGCTGATATTGCATGGAATAAACTGAATTCGAGACAGTTAGTATATAGAACAGACCATGGTTATCCACCAAAAGAACTAAAAGATCATGACAGATGCATGCTAAGTTGAGGTATCAAAGAAGATTTTCGTGTCTGCTATGTGGTCTTTTGTAGTATTTGATGGAAAATGGGTATAACATGATCATTTTGTATCTTTTTGCTTGATTTGTCCGACTGGTTTAAATTTTTAGGATGCTTTGAGCAGCATAAAAAAGGAGGAGGAACTGGGAAGACCCAGTGAATGTGGAGAAAACtctgaaaaacaagaaaaatctTCTGATTCAAGAGATAGTAAACAAGAGTTAGAGCATAAAGTGCAGGAAAATGAGCCAATAGTAAATCCCAAACCCGCGGAAGATAACACGGAGAATGGTGGCTCAGACCAAGATAAAGTCTTAAAGAAACCAGACAAGATTCTTCGGTGTCCACGATGTAACAGTTTGGACACcaagttttgttattttaacAACTACAACGTTAACCAACCTAGGCATTTCTGCAAGAACTGTCAAAGGTATTGGACTGCTGGTGGAACAATGAGAAATGTTCCCATAGGTGCTGGGAGACGGAAGAACAAACACCTAGCTTCTCAATACCGACACATTATAGTATCCTCTAATGGAATTCCTGCATCCAGACTAGAAACTGAGGACGCATCTGGTTTCCAACATGTCACAAATCTTGAATCCTCGGTTCCTTTCAGGTCTTCAGCAGATAGCAGCACTGTTTTGAAATTTGGGCCAGATACCACTCTTTGTGAATCAATGGATTCAATGCTTAATCTTAGAGACGATAGAAGATGTGTTGATGCAAGTTCTATAAACCGTGCAGAGTATGCTGGGGAACCATCTTTGTGTGGGTCTTCTGTGACGAACAACAGTACTCAGGGAAATGAATTATCAGAACACAAGACATCAAATTGGTTACAATGCTACCCTGTTCCTCCATGGGTGTTAACTTATCCGGGTTGGAATAATGTGAGTTCCGTGGAAGCAGTTCATCAGTCTTCAGCACCAATGTGTAGTCCATACAACACTGGTCCTGCAGCAATGCAATGGTGTCCCACAGCAATGGTGGCAATTCCTGGCATGTGTCCACCCAGCATTCCTTTTCAGGTTGTTCCACCATCATGCTGGAGTGGAACAACGCATTGGAATGCTGGAACTGGGACAGTGTCCATAGGATCCAATGCTTGCCTTTCGCCATCGTCCTCCACCAGTAACAGTTGTTGCTCAGGCAATGGCTCCCCAACCCTTGGAAAACATGCAAGAGATACTGTTTTTGCTGATGAAGAGAAATCAGATAAGTGTGTTTTGGTTCCAAAGACCATCAGAACCGATGCCTCTAACGAGGCCTCAAAATGTCCTATAAGGGCTGCATTAAGCATCAAGCCTGATCAACAGAAGAAAATTGAACCAAAAGAAGGCAAAGATCGTGTGTTGGGTGCCTCTCAAATCTTGGAAGCCAATCCAGCAGCTATTTCTCGTGCTCATGCATTTCAGGAGAGCATATAGTGATTTTCTAGTTTCAAGTTTCTTCCAATTGCTATTCTTTTGGTCAAATAAGCTAGTACATATTGCTGGCTTTTGTTTCACTTGCAGAAATCTAATTTGCAGATAGCATTATTGTGTAACTTTCAATGGTGTACTTAATCTATATTGAAATATGTTCACTGATAATGATGGTTTTGTCTTTGCcacaataaacaacaaattgATTGTGATTACTTCCTGCAACCCTTCTCATTTAAGACAGTGTATATGGAACTTACAGAATGTTGTGAAGTTATGCAGTCCATGTCCAATGGTTTGAGATAATGAATAAATTCTGAGTGAAGCAGAATGATTAAAGGGTATGAATTTGATTCCTTTTGTCAATTTAAGAAAAGAGCAGTGGTGAGTTGAAATTATTTCCTCGGAAAGCACTATCTACTAAGGTGGAAAAgtgatgaaattatattatagtatGTGAAATTTGATCATGTAAAAGAAGTGTCTTTTACGCTGGTGAAGTCATTATCCTTTTTTCTTTTGGGGACACTAcctttgaatttgatttgtgtAGGAAGGAGCAAGTCATAATTGAAAATGGTTTGAAGTGCAGTTGTAACCAGGCAAAGACTGAAGGTCCTTTTTTGCAAGTGCTTTTACTTTATCACTTTTTCCCATCTTTCTTGGTGCCATTTATCTTGTTTACTTAACCAAAGTTTGTATCTGTCCTAAAAGCCTTGTTTTAAGGCCCTACTTTTTACATGAAAAGATCTCTATACCAAACCAATAGAGGTATCTTCTTTTAGGTAACACAACCAATGGAATATATGCTTTTTTGACTCATGTCAAAAGAATGCCCAAACACTTCATTTCACACCATACATTCTTTTCACttattcaagaaaaaataattaatcatttgcAACACCATTTTTTGTTCATCATCAATCATGATGGGCCTTCTTTTGTGATCGCAAACTTTTCTTAGGCCTGCATAGCCTCcagtttttaaatgaaatactGGGTGTAAAGCCagcatatttaacttttttttttcttcataatattttcaaagtaaaaagtaaaaagtaggGGTGAACCTTCATGGGCAAAGTAAAGTAAACATGCTCCTTTTATATAATTGGTTGTTACACACTTTGGTAGTTTTTTCTTGCACCTCCCTATTACATATGTATGAGGAAAAATAACCTTTTGAAATCTTTTACACTTTTCGAAAAGGGTGATGATTTAtagaaatttaactttttttattctaaaccTATTATAATACCaatataactatattattattttaaaatataaaataattcaagaagaattaaattaaaatataaaaagaatagtttttttattaagtgtTGAATAAAGGTAAGAAATTTGAGAagtttacatatataattttattttaaaaaaattaaattgattggtattttttaaattaaatcatgcAAACGAAAAGtatttcaattttcttgtttgtagaattaatttattttattaagatcTTCATCGATTATTTTTTTGTACTCAAATTTTCAATCTTCCACATTAGATTATAATGaatgttttaataatgaatGTAATTAATGTCCTATAGAACgtgttgtttatattattagacCTTTACTTGGATGGTCCAATAATCTTGCTTTAATCTTTTGTTAATCTTGTTTTAATCTTACATTGTACTTAGACATATATAATTCTTATACTTAGATGGTTGATGTGTGCTCAAACATGTGTAGTACACTAAACCCTAGGCTTAACATGCCATGTTGAAATCTTATATGCTATTATCATAATGTCAATTTTTGGCTTGATTGCTATGTGCAAAGAAAATTAATAGTTTATTGGTTATCTAATCTTATAAGTATAGTAGCCTTTCAATTTGACTAAACGGTTGTTAGTCATGCAGGAAATAATATGACATTGGAAGGGTAAAAAGGTGTAATCTTTGAGTGTTAGATTTGGGAAGATTTGACGGTTGGGATGAAAGAGGTGGAAGATGAAATGTTACTATGAATGTTGTAtaaatagaatatatatttgtctCACTTGATCACTTAAGTTAGCATCCTTTCTATACTGCCAATATACACTTCAAAAGTTTACACTTATTGTAGTGTCAACTAGAATCATGTATGTCGTATAGTAGTTCTAATATGCTTGTTAGGAACAATCCAGAGTTGAGTAATAGtagtttgaattttaattgttcTTAACGGTTGTCCATAAGTATATTAATTACCTTGTTAATCTTATTTGTaaaatccaaagaaaaatataatgataaaaaaaaataataatatagtaaattaatttatgcattttattttatggttttgtgTTATAACAGTAGAtggataaataaatttatttataattttatttatatattgggACTAGTACTCACTCGATTTGACTTGGGCCTGAGCAAGCTTAGTTCGACACAACTTGACCTAGTCTTGGTTTAACTAGGATTGACTTAGCCTTGATCGATCTAGGATGACTTAGGCCTAGCCTAATTAGGCTTTATTAGGACCCCAAGCATTCTAGGCTTAAGTTGGACCTAGATCGACTCGACTCAACCTTGACTCAGATCGATTTGGCTTGACTCTAAGTAAGGAAGActcaacctaaccttaaatgAGCCTAGTTCGGGTTAAAGTCCTTGAATCTAGCTagatttaacattttataacttgaaaataacatttactaaaaattaagaaaaatccaaatataaaatattttgactaaaaataatatcaatcaaaattattacaaaaattaattatttgatatttaagtaATTCTTTGAATTTAatggtaattaaaatatttttctacgtaaacatatttaaattcactaaatttaaattaccttgttcaaataaaatatttaaaaaataaaataatttaaaatgagatcaattcaaattcaaaacatttgaatgttttaaaaattatgaaattttaataagatttcTATATCATTTTCACACCCAAATCAGGTTAacattttatgataaaaaactCCATTGAggtaataacattttaaataagaaaaaaaatgaactttaaattGGTGTTTAACATGATACTTCCTTGTTAGATGGACTTGCTTAAGCATGCAATAAACTCACTTGAGCTTGCAAATGTTTCTTCATAAGCTTCCATATCTTCAATCCCACATTTAATCGAGCTATATTTCGTATATATCAATCTCAGCTCTTCTATTTTTAAGCAAAATCTTTAATCTATTTTCACTTGCTGAGTTAAAAGCATTCATCAACCTGTACAAAAGAttcaatttaacttttttcctttacaaatttaattgttttattttctagacaattaaaattcataatcatAGGATATATGCTTAGTATAAGGTGTTATGCTTactaaacctttttttataagCCTTAGTAAAAGTCAATTTCTCACCAGTTAAGCtcgttattaattatttaattaagacCGTCCTATTTATTAAACACCCTGCTACCActacttaatattattattatgcgAAAGTTCTatgttatattttgaaatattggaCGTACGAGCCactgtaattttttattatttttgtccaATAAACGTATCGATTAAATACACGaggtaaaatataatttatttgatatactaaagacatttttaatgaaatatttaactATATTGCTTTTGAACTCgcataaattttcttttatcgtCGTTAACCGCCAAAAACCATTTAGTTATTTTCAGTTTAAGTATTTTAAACTGTAATATTTGGTATTTGAAATGATTTGGAGAGTCTAAaatatgtatgaaaaaaaattcaagaataTCAAACTATACAATCACGTTGCTATTAAAACtagaataataaatagtaacaaaataaaataagagatgaaaagtaaaattggttTCTAATTTTGAGATTACTTTCGGATAACTTGATATAATAGGTGGATAACTATTTGTTTCAATTCTCAACTACATTAATCAAGATTTTATTACTCTCCATATTTGTATATGGAAAatacattttaagaaaaattatattgaatttaattcgGTGTATATAATAAAACACTTTCATCAGcattgaaaaaaagaaggaaagaaagtaAAACTGTAAATGAACAGCAGAAACTAAGAGACACGTTACATGTCTTTGTCGTTGGATTTAATCAAGCGGATTTTTCGAAGATTTAGGTATTATGGTTAATAAGATACGCTATTAATTAACGATATAGTTTAAACTACAAGACAGCACCGTTGAAGTTTAAGAGTGTATTCTTGTGTGGTAGTTTCACTCTGTTAAtgcatattttgtttttgtattccTGTAGATATCTTATTGGAAGCATACTAAATCCctcctaataaaaaataaaatgtgatacGCTACATTGTCAAGGGACACTACTTCTTTAACTAGATCCAACCATATGCAGCTTcccacaaatatttttttattttattattttgatgaatATTGGGTCATGAagtatataagaaaattaatagtctcacatatttaaaattttactttgaCTTCTTTCCTTATTATAGAAGGAGTATAATGTTTTCCTagtaaaaattcaattttttttcttttcttttatattactTTAGCTTTAGTGTGGAAGAAAGTAACACAATGAAAAGttcacatatatttttttatgagacTCATGTTTGTTCATAAAAACTCTATAATTATTCACAGATTAAGATTAAGaatcttaaaataatgaaaaatattgatttctaataaaataattctaaatattttagaaaacaatgaaattaattatgtgATAGAGACTATATAGAGGTTGGATTTTGTGTTTCGTAAAAGCACTAAACAATATTTTCCGAATTTTTATTCTAGCAATTACAGCAGAAGCTTAACAAGCCCTAGTTAGACATTAAATATTCACATGTTTATAATGACTAATAGATTAAATTCTATGTCTAAGGCAAAATTCATTAGTTATTCTATTATGCAATTAGgaacaaacataaaaacataagtaatggaaaaaaatatattgaataatagAAGTCACAAAGAGTAAAAATACATTAAGTCCAATCCCAATAAATAAAGGAGTTAATTACTCCTAGACATTCTGAGCGCTAGAAAAGTGataaatgagaaaataatgGTGATGATGAGTGTTTCCAACCTTTAAAATGAGTATTTGTCGTTTTTCCCTTATGCTAGTTCTATTCccaaatattgttttataattttgtgataCACTCTATTTAATGTTTTCCGAAACATACAAGTCCTTTGACAAACTAGACTCTAGGCAACTTTGACCTTCTCGTTGGGCGAATTGGGCTGACTCACAAAGGGAATGGATCTAACTGGATTGGACTTGGAATTTGCACTTGAATAAATTGTAATTGAgaattcttaatatatttttcaatcttatGAGATTTTTACTTATCTACAacatatttcataaataaaatccaaatactTATCTTtcccaaattttttttataaaatcttaattaattatctaaatagataagaatcaaaataccaataaaagataaaaaaaaaattctaaaagacTTCACTACTCGTTTGGTTCCCACTTTGGTTAGAACATTTAAAGTTGGTCTtcactagagctgtcaaaatagGCCACTCGGCCCGACCCGGCTCGGCTCACcatgggttggtcacttagtgagccaagccaatccggctcatttattagcgagctagaaaaattcgaacccggcccGATCCACCATgagttggtgggtaaacgggttagCTCACTCGCTcacacttaattacaattttttttaaataaaaaaatttacaaactttctataattcaaatataaacaaatttcactcccaaatttcactcctaacatgggtgtttaattaattttgaaaataaggaatttaaataattttttcaagcaaaaaaataaagataaatattttttataaaattaaaattaaattttaataaaataaaattaggtaggtgggttggtgggccaacccggcccaccacaaattcaacccgcatgagccgagTTTAAATGAGTCTGGTtaaaatctgacccgcataaaaaaaatacaattttttcaaacccaacccggctcgaACTCGTGGTGGGCCAAGTTGGCCCGCGgattgtgacccattttgacagctctagtcttcacttttaaaaatgtttcaatTGCATCCtaacttttgaaaaatgtttcaaTGATgtcttaacttttttaaaaaacttcaattaggtcctcttaaaaaaatactaacgaTGTTAATGACATGTGATGTGTTAATCtatgttttttaacttttattttcaattttgtaaaaaacttTGTTGCCACATGTTAGGTCCCTATTATAACACGTGGCATTGTCAGTGTCACATGATATTGTCACGTATCAATGTCATTGTCAAGTGTCATTGTCTTaatttcaatttagtccttaTGTTAATTTAGTTTAGTCCTAATTCTTTTCAAAATGGAACAATATTGTCTTTCTTGAGATTGagacaacattttttttgtacaaatgtaatacttttattttttttatttaaaatgactttttaacatattacattattatatattattaactcaTGTTTTGTTAATCATGACTTTAACccctaaattttaatataaatattagtataatatttatataaataataaatttgatcccaattaaaaaacaaccaaatttattatttgtaaaaatggtattaattaatttattcttataaaaaaacatgaattaataatatattaattttaaatacttatgttttttctaaaaatatttatatttaaatagttttagttgtataaaagaaacatggatttataatatataatgatataatatgttaaaatgtcatttttaataaaaatattagtataaaatttattcaaataggAAATTGTCTGAATTTGGAGTGCGACAATATTGCtccattttaagaaaaaattgaattaaattgaattaaagagacatatataagaattaaattgaaatcaagataattatatttgaattaatattgaCACATGATAGTATCCTGTCACTTGGCACACATAGTATCATGTGTCACACCAGGAGGGACGGACATTTGGAAACAAAtctttatacaaaaaaaaagttaaaagattaaaagaggACCtaattaaaaacactttttcaaaagttaaaacacaattgaaatttttttaagaactaTGATGAACTTGAAGTTAACTGAAGTGGTGACCAAACGAGTAATTAAGTCTTtctaacattatttaataaacgtttaattatttaaaatataataataacaatactaataaaagataaaaataaacctaataaaaaataaggaagaaaataatttattctttgaGGTCTTTCtaaagttgttttttatttctatttttaagagATTTTCTTTAATGAAATTACATGATTGTATGTTATGTATTTTGTTCctcttttcaaatttaatatcaGTTATGAGTTCTCTGGTACCTAATATTCATATCATTGACTCGTCTTTATGTTTCTCATTTATTGTCACTAAAAtagtgttgaaaaaaaaaatcttagtaTGCTTTGTAATTGTAGCAGGTCTGATTTTATTAGAAGGtgagttttaagcctaactcaaccccacaaaaccggcttgtaaggtgaggtttgctcctcacttatatatattataatttggccttatctctagtcgatgtgcgACTTCCAACAAGTATTACAAAAAAGACTATATCAAAGGAGAGTTCAAACACTCTCATTAAATTTCTAAGGTTAAATAACTTCACACAATAATATTCTTAAAGAAGaaattctatatattttttgaatacgTGAGTCCACATCGATGGCAAACCATGTCTAcaatatgttatttttgtagCTTTGAACGATAAAATCCAAAATAGTTTAAAACGAGCATGTTGAGCTTATACTTCAAAGTATATCTGATTTGTAAAATCGACTCATCATTAACATTTACAGTTATTCTTGAAGAAGGATCTAAACAAAAAATGTAagtaaaaaagatgaaaaactcAAATCAAACATAAGTTTTAGCACAATGAAAGGTATATTAGAAAAATGTGGCTCTGGTGGGAGTAAAAATCATATAGATCAAAGCCTCCAAGTAAGAAGCATCTCAAACACTGTCAATAAGGTGAGAATGCCAATAAGGTGAGAGGGACATGCAAAAAAAGATTTTTGCATTAGAAAGAATGTGGAAAATAACTTTGAAACATCAACCTTATAAGGTTGTGTTGTAAGTGTCTCAAAAGTTAGAGATATTATGGTTAGTGAAGTagtaattaactttaattatgaaaaacaatTACATGATAGGTGGATAGTGCATTCAAATGTAACCTAACACATGACTCCACATTGGGATTGATTTTACATTTATGAGTGTATCAGGTGGATCAATGTCTAAGAGAAATGATCATGTCATAGAGATTGTTGGAATCATTACTATTTGGATAAAATTGTATGATGGTATCATATGCATAGTTCAAGGGGTACAACATGTAAAAGACTTGAAGAATTTAGTGTCTATTAGACAATTAAAACCtcattttatgtaataaattaatcataaaaaaaaacatgattagTTTGAAGACACTAATGGAGATGTGGAAAGACAAATCAATTGGTTATGCTTCCTTATATGTGTTTTGTTGTCATATATGTACGTGATGT
This sequence is a window from Vigna angularis cultivar LongXiaoDou No.4 chromosome 2, ASM1680809v1, whole genome shotgun sequence. Protein-coding genes within it:
- the LOC108326907 gene encoding cyclic dof factor 2; its protein translation is MSQTEKDPGIRLFGRKIPVPECQIPANSGPTDALSSIKKEEELGRPSECGENSEKQEKSSDSRDSKQELEHKVQENEPIVNPKPAEDNTENGGSDQDKVLKKPDKILRCPRCNSLDTKFCYFNNYNVNQPRHFCKNCQRYWTAGGTMRNVPIGAGRRKNKHLASQYRHIIVSSNGIPASRLETEDASGFQHVTNLESSVPFRSSADSSTVLKFGPDTTLCESMDSMLNLRDDRRCVDASSINRAEYAGEPSLCGSSVTNNSTQGNELSEHKTSNWLQCYPVPPWVLTYPGWNNVSSVEAVHQSSAPMCSPYNTGPAAMQWCPTAMVAIPGMCPPSIPFQVVPPSCWSGTTHWNAGTGTVSIGSNACLSPSSSTSNSCCSGNGSPTLGKHARDTVFADEEKSDKCVLVPKTIRTDASNEASKCPIRAALSIKPDQQKKIEPKEGKDRVLGASQILEANPAAISRAHAFQESI